One Scomber japonicus isolate fScoJap1 chromosome 1, fScoJap1.pri, whole genome shotgun sequence DNA window includes the following coding sequences:
- the LOC128377188 gene encoding UDP-glucuronosyltransferase 2C1-like encodes MRLICCCVALLLLIFIPSPCLGGNILVFPGEGSHWINMDVLIQALHSRGHNITIVRSSKSWYIKDKSSYYNTFTVQVERSLDQTFISKIVSDVIKFERGALPLMSFLHMSVGMIGTLVDAHKLVGDYVSAMLDDQELMRNMKDSKFDLVLTDPCWGGGVILAKYLNLPLVYNVRWLLAGEGHLSIAPSPLSYIPITGSGYTDKMMFLERVKNMVLYLITQMQHTIVVKQVYQKICDKYLGPDNDFNQLNIDADLWLMRADFVFEYPRPTMPNVIYMGGFQCKPAKPLPQHLEEFVQSSGEHGVIIMSLGTFVNDLPADLANNIAAAFATLPQKVIWKYKGDRPAALGNNTIVVDWMPQNDLLGHPKIKLFVAHGGTNGVQETIYHGVPVVGIPVFFDQYDNLLRLKDRGAAKIISISTVDKDNNFLNAILEVLNEPSYRINMQRLSMLHRDQPVKPMDNALFWIEFVMRHKGAAHLKAQSYRLPWYSYHSVDVFLFLAVVMLLVLSTFFILIRCLYTTMCKQKVKHE; translated from the coding sequence ATGAGGCTCATCTGCTGCTGCGTTGCTTTGCTGCTGCTCATCTTCATACCCAGTCCGTGTCTAGGAGGCAACATCTTGGTCTTTCCTGGTGAGGGCAGCCACTGGATAAACATGGATGTTCTAATCCAAGCTTTGCACTCAAGAGGACACAATATAACCATTGTGCGTTCCAGTAAAAGCTGGTACATCAAGGATAAGTCCTCTTATTACAATACCTTCACAGTTCAAGTCGAGAGGAGCTTagatcaaacatttatttcaaaaatTGTATCTGACGTCATTAAATTTGAAAGGGGGGCGCTTCCTTTGATGAGTTTTCTCCACATGAGTGTAGGAATGATTGGCACACTTGTTGACGCTCACAAATTGGTGGGTGACTATGTATCTGCAATGTTAGATGATCAAGAGTTGATGAGAAACATGAAGGACAGCAAGTTTGATCTTGTACTCACTGACCCCTGCTGGGGTGGTGGAGTCATATTGGCCAAATATTTGAACCTTCCTTTGGTTTATAATGTTCGCTGGCTACTAGCTGGAGAAGGTCATCTTTCTATTGCTCCTTCACCTCTGTCATATATTCCTATCACAGGATCTGGTTACACTGATAAGATGATGTTTTTGGAGAGAGTTAAAAACATGGTTTTGTATCTAATAACCCAAATGCAACACACTATAGTGGTTAAGCAGGTATACCAGAAAATATGTGACAAATATCTTGGGCCAGATAATGACTTTAATCAGTTAAATATTGACGCGGATCTGTGGCTCATGAGAGCAGATTTTGTGTTTGAATATCCACGTCCCACCATGCCTAATGTTATCTATATGGGAGGGTTCCAGTGCAAACCTGCAAAACCTCTGCCTCAACACCTGGAGGAGTTTGTCCAGAGTTCAGGGGAACATGGAGTCATCATAATGTCTCTGGGGACTTTTGTGAATGATCTTCCTGCAGACCTAGCAAACAACATTGCTGCAGCTTTTGCCACATTACCTCAGAAAGTTATCTGGAAATATAAAGGTGACAGACCAGCTGCTTTGGGCAACAACACTATAGTAGTTGACTGGATGCCACAGAATGACCTTTTAGGACATCCCAAAATTAAACTATTTGTGGCTCATGGAGGAACAAACGGTGTTCAAGAAACAATTTATCACGGAGTGCCAGTTGTGGGTATACCTGTGTTTTTTGACCAATATGACAACCTACTGCGTCTGAAAGACAGGGGAGCAGCTAAGATTATATCTATTAGCACAGTGGACAAAGACAACAACTTCTTGAATGCCATACTGGAAGTACTGAATGAGCCCTCCTACAGGATTAACATGCAGAGACTCTCCATGCTGCACAGAGATCAGCCAGTGAAGCCGATGGATAACGCCCTCTTCTGGATAGAGTTTGTCATGAGACACAAAGGAGCAGCTCACTTGAAAGCACAGTCCTACAGACTGCCCTGGTATTCCTACCACTCtgtagatgtgtttttgttcttggCTGTAGTTATGCTTCTTGTgctttcaacattttttatcttGATTAGGTGTCTATACACTACAATGTGCAAACAAAAAGTGAAACATGAGTAA
- the LOC128379223 gene encoding UDP-glucuronosyltransferase 2A2-like, which translates to MFFSLAFIISLLAVIMPAAYSGKVLVFPHDGSHWVNMRVLVEELHSKGHSVTVIRTADSWYISETSPLYSTVTLDISGGGNEDFFRLFVSEVLKIKQSKGSSWARFALDMELKDKFFELHRKICEVVMYMFENEVLMKSFKDAKYDTVLTDPANGGGVMLAHYLGLPLIFNARWTVHGEAHFAIAPSPLSYVPLPPSELTDQMTFFERVRNMIFYTMRMHLYKQIAGPHYSALSTRYFGPDVDYFSLFQAADLWLMRVDFVFEFPRPTMPNVIYMGGFQCKPAKPLPQHLEEFVQSSGEHGVIIMSLGTLIAEFPHDLVVEIAAAFATLPQKVIWRYKGDRPATLGNNTLIVDWMPQNDLLGHPKMKVFVSHGGTNGIYEAIYHGIPIVGIPIVFDQADNLSRLKAKGVAKVLDVSELDRKVFQTTIQEVLDEPSYRMNMQRLSRLHRDQPMKPLDNAIFWIEFVMRHKGAAHLRTESYRLPWYSYHSVDVILFLVSVALLILFTFAGLALTCFRLCWKRKVKSD; encoded by the coding sequence atgtttttttcattggCCTTTATCATCTCTCTTTTGGCTGTCATTATGCCAGCTGCCTACAGCGGGAAAGTTCTGGTATTTCCACATGACGGCAGCCACTGGGTTAACATGAGGGTACTTGTTGAGGAGCTGCATTCAAAGGGGCACAGTGTGACGGTAATTCGCACTGCAGACAGCTGGTACATCAGTGAAACCTCTCCACTCTACAGTACTGTCACATTGGATATTTCTGGTGGTGGAAATGAGGATTTTTTTCGTCTCTTTGTCTCTGAAGTtcttaaaattaaacaaagcaAGGGGTCTTCGTGGGCCCGTTTTGCTTTAGATATGGAGTTAAAAGACAAGTTCTTTGAATTACACAGGAAAATCTGCGAAGTAGTCATGtacatgtttgaaaatgaagTGTTAATGAAGTCCTTTAAAGATGCCAAGTATGATACGGTTTTGACAGATCCTGCTAATGGAGGAGGCGTAATGCTGGCTCACTATCTTGGATTGCCATTAATTTTCAATGCTCGATGGACTGTTCATGGCGAAGCCCATTTTGCAATTGCACCTTCTCCACTTTCCTATGTCCCACTTCCACCTTCTGAATTAACAGATCAAATGACATTCTTTGAGAGGGTcagaaacatgattttttaCACCATGAGGATGCATCTGTATAAGCAGATAGCTGGGCCACATTATTCTGCACTGTCCACTCGATACTTTGGTCCAGATGTAGACTACTTCTCCCTGTTTCAGGCAGCAGATTTGTGGCTCATGAGAGTGGACTTTGTGTTTGAGTTTCCTCGTCCCACCATGCCAAATGTTATCTATATGGGAGGTTTTCAGTGTAAACCTGCAAAACCTCTGCCTCAACACCTGGAGGAGTTTGTCCAGAGTTCAGGGGAGCATGGAGTCATTATCATGTCTCTGGGGACTTTAATTGCAGAGTTTCCACATGACTTAGTTGTTGAGATAGCTGCAGCTTTTGCCACATTACCCCAGAAAGTCATATGGAGGTACAAAGGTGACAGACCAGCCACTCTGGGCAACAACACTCTTATAGTTGACTGGATGCCACAGAATGACCTCTTAGGACATCCCAAGATGAAGGTATTTGTAAGTCATGGAGGAACAAATGGAATCTATGAGGCTATATATCATGGTATTCCAATTGTAGGCATTCCCATTGTGTTCGATCAAGCTGACAACCTCTCTAGACTGAAAGCAAAAGGTGTGGCAAAGGTTTTGGATGTTTCTGAATTGGATAGAAAAGTATTTCAGACTACCATTCAAGAGGTCCTGGATGAGCCCTCCTACAGGATGAACATGCAGAGACTATCCAGGCTGCACAGAGATCAACCAATGAAGCCACTCGATAACGCCATCTTCTGGATAGAGTTTGTCATGAGACACAAAGGAGCAGCTCACTTGAGAACCGAGTCCTATAGATTGCCATGGTATTCCTACCACTCTGTAGATGTCATATTATTTTTAGTTTCAGTTGCTCTTCTTATTTTGTTCACGTTTGCTGGGTTAGCACTTACATGCTTTAGACTGTGttggaaaagaaaagtgaaatctGACTAA
- the LOC128377094 gene encoding UDP-glucuronosyltransferase 2C1-like — protein sequence MRLICCCVALLLLIFIPSPCLGGNILVFPIEGSHWINMDVLIQALHSRGHNITIVRSSKSWYIKDKSSYYNTFTVQVERSLDQTFISKLVSDVIKFDRGALPLMSFLHISVGMIGTFVDAHKLVGDYVSAMLDDQELMRNMKDSKFDLVLTDPCWGGGVILAKYLNLPLVYNVRWLIAGEGHLSIAPSPLSYIPITGSGYTDKMMFLERVKNMVLYLITQMQHTIVVKQVYQKMCDKYLGPDKDFNQLNIDADLWLMRVDFVFEYPRPTMPNVIYMGGFQCKPAKPLPQHLEEFVQSSGEHGVIIMSLGTFVNDLPADLTNNIAAAFATLPQKVIWSYKGDRPAALGNNTIVVDWMPQNDLLGHPKIKLFVAHGGTNGVQEAIYHGVPIVGIPLFFDQYDNLLRLKDRGAAKILSISTVDKDNNFLNAILEVLNEPSYRINMQRLSMLHRDQPVKPMDNALFWIEFVMRHKGAAHLKAQSYRLPWYSYHSVDVFLFLAVVMLLVLSTFFILIRCLYTAMCKHKVKRE from the exons ATGAGGCTCATCTGCTGCTGCGTTGCTTTGCTGCTGCTCATCTTCATACCCAGTCCGTGTCTAGGAGGCAACATCTTGGTCTTTCCTATTGAGGGCAGCCATTGGATAAACATGGATGTTCTAATCCAAGCTTTGCACTCAAGAGGACACAATATAACCATTGTGCGTTCCAGTAAAAGCTGGTACATCAAGGATAAGTCCTCTTATTACAATACCTTCACAGTTCAAGTCGAGAGGAGCTTagatcaaacatttatttcaaaacTTGTATCTGACGTCATAAAATTTGATAGGGGGGCGCTTCCTTTGATGAGTTTTCTCCACATAAGTGTAGGAATGATTGGCACATTTGTTGACGCTCATAAATTGGTGGGTGACTATGTATCTGCAATGTTAGATGATCAAGAGTTGATGAGAAACATGAAGGACAGCAAGTTTGATCTTGTACTCACTGACCCCTGCTGGGGTGGTGGAGTCATATTGGCCAAATATTTGAACCTTCCTTTGGTTTATAATGTTCGCTGGCTAATAGCTGGAGAAGGTCATCTTTCTATTGCTCCTTCACCTCTGTCATATATTCCTATCACAGGATCTGGTTACACTGATAAGATGATGTTTTTGGAGAGAGTTAAAAACATGGTTTTGTATCTAATAACCCAAATGCAACACACTATAGTGGTTAAGCAGGTATACCAGAAAATGTGTGACAAATATCTTGGGCCAGATAAGGACTTTAATCAGTTAAATATTGACGCGGATCTGTGGCTCATGAGAGTAGATTTTGTGTTTGAATATCCACGTCCCACCATGCCTAATGTTATCTATATGGGAGGGTTCCAGTGCAAACCTGCAAAACCTCTGCCTCAACACCTGGAGGAGTTTGTCCAGAGTTCAGGGGAACATGGAGTCATCATAATGTCTCTGGGGACTTTTGTGAATGATCTTCCTGCGGACCTAACAAACAACATAGCTGCAGCTTTTGCCACATTACCTCAGAAAGTCATCTGGAGTTATAAAGGTGACAGACCAGCTGCTCTGGGCAACAACACTATAGTAGTTGACTGGATGCCACAGAATGACCTTTTAGGACATCCCAAAATTAAACTATTTGTGGCTCATGGAGGAACAAACGGTGTTCAAGAAGCAATTTATCACGGAGTGCCAATTGTGGGCATACCACTGTTTTTTGACCAATATGACAACCTGCTGCGTCTGAAAGACAGGGGAGCAGCTAAGATTCTATCTATTAGCACAGTGGACAAAGACAACAACTTCCTGAATGCCATACTGGAAGTACTGAATGAGCCCTCCTACAGGATTAACATGCAGAGACTCTCCATGCTGCACAGAGATCAGCCAGTGAAGCCGATGGATAACGCCCTCTTCTGGATAGAGTTTGTCATGAGACACAAAGGAGCAGCTCACTTGAAAGCACAGTCCTACAGACTGCCCTGGTATTCCTACCACTCtgtagatgtgtttttgttcttggCTGTAGTTATGCTTCTTGTgctttcaacattttttatcttGATTAG GTGTCTATACACTGCAATGTGCAAACATAAAGTGAAACGTGAGTAA
- the LOC128376997 gene encoding UDP-glucuronosyltransferase 2C1-like, with protein sequence MRLICCCVALLLLIFIPSPCLGGNILVFPSEGSHWINMDVLIQALHSRGHNITIVRSSKSWYIKDKSSYYNTFTVQVERTLDQTFISKLVSNAIKSEREALPLMSFLHMNVGMIGTLVDAHKLVGDYVSAMFDDHELMRNMKDSKFDLVLADPCWGGGVILAKYLNLPLVYNVRWQIAGEGHLSIAPSPLSYIPITRSGYTDKMMFLERVKNMVLYLITQMRHTIVIKQVYQKICDKYLGPDNDFNQLNINADLWLMRVDFVFEYPRPTMPNVIYIGGFQCKPAKPLPQHLEEFVQSSGEHGVIIMSLGTFVNDLPADLANKIAAAFATLPQKVIWRHKGDRPAALGNNTIVVDWMPQNDLLGHPKIKLFVAHGGTNGVQETIYHGVPVVGIPLVFDQYDNLLRLKDRGAAKILSISTVDKDNNFLNAILEVLNEPSYRINMQRLSMLHRDQPVKPMDNALFWIEFVMRHKGAAHLKAQSYRLPWYSYHSVDVFLFLAVVMLLVLSTFFILIRCLYTTMCKQKVKRE encoded by the coding sequence ATGAGGCTCATCTGCTGCTGCGTTGCTTTGCTGCTGCTCATCTTCATACCCAGTCCGTGTCTAGGAGGCAACATCTTGGTCTTTCCTAGTGAGGGCAGCCACTGGATAAACATGGATGTTCTAATCCAAGCTTTGCACTCAAGAGGACACAATATAACCATTGTGCGTTCCAGTAAAAGCTGGTACATCAAGGATAAGTCCTCTTATTACAATACCTTCACAGTTCAAGTCGAGAGGACCTTagatcaaacatttatttcaaaacTTGTATCTAACGCCATAAAATCTGAAAGGGAGGCGCTTCCTTTGATGAGTTTTCTCCACATGAATGTAGGAATGATTGGCACACTTGTTGACGCTCACAAATTGGTGGGTGACTATGTATCTGCAATGTTCGATGATCACGAGTTGATGAGAAACATGAAGGACAGTAAGTTTGATCTTGTACTCGCTGACCCCTGCTGGGGTGGTGGAGTCATATTGGCCAAATATTTGAACCTTCCCTTGGTTTATAATGTTCGCTGGCAAATAGCTGGAGAAGGTCATCTTTCTATTGCTCCTTCACCTCTGTCATATATTCCTATCACAAGATCTGGTTACACTGATAAGATGATGTTTTTGGAGAGAGTTAAAAACATGGTTTTATATCTAATAACCCAAATGCGGCATACTATAGTGATTAAGCAGGTATACCAGAAAATATGTGACAAATATCTTGGGCCAGATAATGACTTTAATCAGTTAAACATTAACGCGGATCTGTGGCTCATGAGAGTAGATTTTGTGTTTGAATATCCACGTCCCACCATGCCTAATGTTATCTATATAGGAGGGTTCCAGTGTAAACCTGCAAAACCTCTGCCTCAACACCTGGAGGAGTTTGTCCAGAGTTCAGGGGAACATGGAGTCATCATAATGTCTCTGGGGACTTTTGTGAATGATCTTCCAGCGGACCTAGCAAACAAAATAGCTGCAGCTTTTGCCACATTACCTCAGAAAGTCATCTGGAGGCATAAAGGTGACAGACCAGCTGCTCTGGGCAACAACACTATAGTAGTTGACTGGATGCCACAGAATGACCTTTTAGGACATCCCAAAATTAAACTATTTGTGGCTCATGGAGGAACAAACGGTGTTCAAGAAACAATTTATCATGGAGTGCCAGTTGTAGGCATACCATTGGTTTTTGACCAATATGACAACCTGCTGCGTCTGAAAGACAGGGGAGCAGCTAAGATTCTATCCATTAGCACAGTGGACAAAGACAACAACTTCTTGAATGCCATACTGGAAGTACTGAATGAGCCCTCCTACAGGATTAACATGCAGAGACTCTCCATGCTGCACAGAGATCAGCCAGTGAAGCCGATGGATAACGCCCTCTTCTGGATAGAGTTTGTCATGAGACACAAAGGAGCAGCTCACTTGAAAGCACAGTCCTACAGACTGCCCTGGTATTCCTACCACTCtgtagatgtgtttttgttcttggCTGTAGTTATGCTTCTTGTgctttcaacattttttatcttGATTAGGTGTCTATACACTACAATGTGCAAACAAAAAGTGAAACGTGAGTAA